A window of the Microcaecilia unicolor chromosome 5, aMicUni1.1, whole genome shotgun sequence genome harbors these coding sequences:
- the USF3 gene encoding basic helix-loop-helix domain-containing protein USF3 isoform X1 has protein sequence MPEMTKIETPNKKQHRKKNRETHNAVERHRKKKINSGINRIGELIPCSPALKQSKNMILDQAWKYITELKRQNDELLLNGGNKEQADEIKRLRKQLYEIQKENGRYIELLKANDICLYDDPTIHWRGNLKNAKVPVVIPTEKVQKSIIVYSNGSQLGVNGQSASVQGITFNMGHNLQKQTANVVPVQRTCNLVTPVTISAVYTTESKSLNQTSISVSSTSQEGPLCLPLTIPAQNIPEVSTLENKQSSFATAIAGCQGVSQAGTAHWQQCSSSISQQEQHISESDSRQQNSKLSKVTVFSNTNTSSVSSVLNPEVPHKSLPCSDLQDSGKDFQESLLGSATDTALVQPMEVGIANSFPSVNAKTSTDESNARAVVTSTVAIQTLSTEGTISAGCLDTWSFSTSLPASCLSSDLKNVRSLKRIPSTGNTQTTWTTLQLSGNTVQPLNHTPSSIIPTLLHEPVNNTSSTSAHNRQSFHSVGLNNSLACGQPIEQVAGTFISCPSLSMQPLIAQPQLQTQSRTNILPINSAMQVIQMTQPVGPAVGPTPTNQNVIILQPPNTTPCPPVIRAEAPNQTVGQQIVIIQAANPNPLSLFSAQTPSSVRMPLHAVSSVACPNNALQNASAPHAFGGKHLVHILPRPSSSSASSSAQSLSVSVPTHQQQPPTISLNGQLFALQPVMSSSGASNQTPMQIIQPTTSEDPNTNVALNTFGALANLSQSISQMAGQNCLQVAIHHSTNPSATVSGQAAPVNCVSVSTTATSSTITENSTALPIISNPVNSSSAKSHAGSQSFAKPKKANKNSNAKKQSTPSKESVSGNKAGDEEKIDLTNVDVSKQHSNGEVKILLENASLSPETSIVCRANNMVSQTGENSSVTPFKEILNAENVVLSSPGSECNLTNVSGSSLSKSGTIRHLESVTSEPKVSTSLLPECSTQNESSQTPVSSELSKSCVTSIITITSTEPSVSGIHISEASANQNCTQKTCISEAISTSQPSVTQESSAEIETAADFLEGQGLSRMLSDIEKEKPSAEKNVSLTLESSSFSTKSAETNVLPEKQEIILLNTEGENITPQHSCISDQEGSGSALLGTRQADSPMSTSSGSSRSFSVASMLPDTSRDDMANTSSHTFSGCTFSDHTDIVGMAARAIFAQENLERGRVSMQVDIGDAASRTAEVLSLTTEHHQCVKAQSCKDNSALQIEATPRKFNSQDLAQTTNAGGLISKPNCSVGIETSNVSSQFSTSANVTSLSINNLIHQGSITHPFVSCSNLSQPSVQPAVSISSSSYVSQSSRPSLLAEYSQDKFQPVRASVMQMSQIPESHLKQTNESRKDSTKRIVQDDLLLSTAKRQKQCRAPSMRLEGISSINRTSDSLGEQTKLLVSHIASNSSSSVVSVNSQEHTDSLNPLFTSSSTFMNTSLRQTDIHCNSQQPDIHCNSQPPISEQPQQGQTGSQHLQHVPAQTVSHIHSSNPYLKQQQQQTGQIREMHHLFQQQHVSHTESSVHSQPHNVHQQRAIQEVQMQKKHTLIQGTQPAQLSLQQKHHAADQVRQKGSQPHPHHQQIQQQMQQHYGASQPDKSCENPATNRSHHTSHPPSHLSQDMHQQPQDVGNRQQGSGISSEHISGHNQIQRVMTSRGMEQQMVCQPSIVSRSSNVTCTPHRQERNRVSSYSAEALIGKTPSNSEQRMGPPIQGPRVSDQLDMRSYLDVSRNKGLVVHNMQSHTSVDHNISADVQRLSDCQTFKGSSQQPQSTFEVQTSGNNEMGNIPVSLRNMQSQTFRIGQNIGPTIDRQKRLPYPQVQGIPTANVVPPRENENSCHQSFMQSLLAPHLEQVSGNQRSVSDHQRNTQCGQSATLEYSCPPAREGVHLRRDSEGQTRESCDMAMGTINSRNNSLNIPFSSSSGEIQGRNSSPHVSVQKSNPMRMADSQGAKNRLNAQVSSNMHGVVRPPLPHPSISRGSADQGQTSVRQPNSSVTQRSRHHLQDTGSSKIRRSGVQRHGNVFDPSLPHLPLASSGSMILGRQQSTTEKRASIVRFMSDNSQVSNDNTTDQHTLSQNFGFPFIPEGSINPPINTNPSFIPPVTQPGATRTPALIPVDPQNTLPSFYPPYSPAHPSLSNDISIPYFSNQMFTNPSTEKSNSAGLNNRFGSILSPPRPVGFAQPSFPLLPDIPPMPMANPSHLSNFNLTSLFPEIVTLPPDGSAMSPLLSVSNASASDSSKQSSNRPAHNISHILGHDCSSAV, from the exons AGCAAAAATATGATTTTGGATCAAGCCTGGAAGTATATAACAGAGCTTAAAAGACAAAATGATGAACTCTTGCTGAATGGAGGGAATAAAGAGCAAG CTGATGAGATAAAAAGGCTTCGAAAACAGCTTTATGAGATCCAGAAGGAAAATGGTCGATACATTGAACTATTGAAAGCTAATGATATCTGTCTGTATGATGATCCCACAATTCACTGGCGAGGTAATCTGAAAAATGCAAAGGTCCCTGTGGTTATTCCCACTGAGAAGGTTCAAAAGAGCATCATTGTGTATTCAAATGGGAGTCAGCTTGGAGTGAATGGCCAGAGCGCTTCTGTACAAGGCATAACTTTTAACATGGGTCACAATTTACAGAAGCAAACAGCAAATGTTGTACCGGTACAGAGAACCTGCAATTTGGTGACACCAGTGACTATTTCTGCTGTCTACACCACAGAAAGCAAGTCTTTGAACCAGACTAGTATCTCTGTTTCAAGCACAAGCCAAGAAGGTCCACTGTGTCTTCCTCTGACCATTCCAGCTCAGAACATCCCGGAGGTTTCTACTTTGGAGAACAAGCAGAGTTCATTTGCTACTGCCATTGCAGGCTGTCAGGGTGTTTCCCAGGCTGGGACAGCACATTGGCAGCAGTGTTCCTCTAGCATCTCACAGCAGGAACAACACATTTCTGAAAGTGATAGCAGGCAGCAAAACAGCAAGTTATCGAAAGTGACTGTTTTCAGTAACACCAATACCTCTTCTGTCAGTTCAGTATTGAACCCTGAAGTGCCACATAAAAGCTTACCTTGTTCAGATTTGCAGGATTCGGGAAAAGATTTTCAGGAAAGCTTGTTGGGGTCAGCCACAGACACTGCACTTGTGCAACCTATGGAAGTTGGTATTGCAAACAGTTTCCCTTCTGTAAATGCTAAGACAAGCACAGACGAGAGCAATGCCAGAGCAGTGGTTACTTCAACAGTAGCAATTCAGACTCTCTCAACAGAAGGCACAATTTCTGCAGGCTGCTTAGATACATGGTCATTTTCTACTTCTCTGCCTGCTTCTTGTCTTAGTTCTGACTTGAAAAATGTAAGAAGTCTTAAACGGATCCCTTCAACTGGAAATACACAAACCACATGGACTACTTTACAACTTTCCGGGAACACTGTTCAGCCACTAAACCATACGCCTTCCAGTATTATACCTACCCTGTTACATGAGCCAGTAAATAACACTAGTTCCACTTCTGCCCATAACAGGCAATCCTTTCATAGTGTTGGCTTAAATAATTCTCTTGCATGTGGGCAGCCAATTGAACAGGTAGCTGGTACTTTCATTTCCTGTCCATCTTTATCTATGCAGCCATTAATAGCGCAGCCACAATTGCAAACCCAGTCCAGAACTAACATCCTTCCAATAAATTCAGCCATGCAAGTCATCCAGATGACCCAGCCAGTTGGACCAGCTGTTGGCCCTACTCCAACTAATCAAAATGTTATAATTCTCCAACCTCCTAATACTACTCCTTGCCCACCAGTGATCAGAGCAGAAGCCCCAAACCAGACCGTAGGGCAACAAATTGTAATTATTCAAGCTGCTAATCCAAATCCTCTGTCTCTCTTCTCAGCTCAGACTCCTAGTTCTGTCCGAATGCCTCTTCATGCAGTCAGTTCTGTAGCTTGCCCTAATAATGCTTTACAAAATGCCTCTGCACCACATGCTTTTGGGGGGAAGCATCTGGTTCATATATTACCAAGGCCTTCATCTTCATCGGCTTCAAGCTCAGCACAATCTCTTTCGGTTTCAGTGCCTACTCACCAGCAGCAACCACCAACTATTTCTCTAAATGGGCAGCTATTTGCCTTGCAACCTGTAATGTCCTCATCTGGAGCCTCAAATCAAACCCCTATGCAAATTATTCAGCCTACAACCAGTGAAGATCCTAATACCAATGTTGCCCTGAATACTTTTGGTGCTTTAGCCAACCTCAGTCAAAGCATATCACAAATGGCTGGACAGAACTGCTTACAGGTGGCCATCCACCATTCCACTAATCCATCAGCCACTGTAAGTGGTCAAGCTGCCCCAGTTAACTGTGTTTCTGTATCTACAACTGCCACATCTTCTACAATAACCGAGAACTCAACAGCATTACCCATTATTTCTAATCCAGTGAACTCTTCTTCAGCAAAATCTCATGCTGGCTCTCAATCATTTGCCAAGCCAAAAAAGGCAAATAAAAACTCAAATGCTAAAAAGCAGTCTACACCCTCTAAAGAAAGTGTTTCAGGAAATAAAGCTGGAGATGAAGAGAAAATTGATTTGACAAATGTGGATGTTTCAAAACAGCATTCAAATGGTGAAGTGAAGATCCTGCTTGAAAATGCCTCTTTGTCACCAGAAACATCTATAGTATGTCGAGCAAacaatatggtctctcaaactgGTGAGAACAGTTCTGTCACTCCTTTCAAAGAGATTCTAAATGCTGAGAATGTAGTGTTATCAAGCCCTGGAAGCGAGTGTAACTTGACAAATGTGTCTGGTTCATCACTCTCCAAATCAGGAACGATAAGACATCTTGAATCGGTCACATCTGAGCCCAAAGTTTCCACTTCACTTTTACCAGAATGTAGCACTCAGAATGAGTCATCACAGACCCCTGTATCATCTGAACTCAGTAAATCGTGTGTTACAAGCATTATAACAATAACTTCTACTGAGCCTAGTGTTTCAGGCATTCATATTTCTGAGGCATCAGCAAACCAGAACTGCACCCAAAAAACCTGCATTTCTGAAGCCATAAGTACTTCTCAGCCAAGCGTCACACAAGAGTCCTCAGCTGAAATAGAAACTGCTGCAGATTTCTTGGAGGGACAAGGTCTTAGCAGAATGTTGTCTgatattgaaaaagaaaaaccatcTGCTGAAAAAAATGTATCCCTTACCTTAGAGAGCAGCTCATTTTCCACTAAATCAGCAGAAACAAATGTCCTGCCTGAGAAGCAGGAAATTATTCTATTGAACACTGAAGGTGAAAATATAACGCCACAGCATTCTTGTATCTCTGATCAGGAAGGGTCTGGTAGTGCCTTGCTCGGCACCAGACAGGCAGACTCACCCATGTCTACCAGTTCTGGTAGCAGTCGCAGTTTCTCTGTTGCATCTATGCTCCCAGACACAAGTAGAGATGACATGGCTAACACATCTTCACATACATTCAGTGGCTGTACGTTTTCTGATCATACTGACATAGTTGGCATGGCAGCACGAGCAATTTTTGCTCAAGAAAACCTTGAGAGAGGCCGAGTAAGTATGCAAGTTGACATTGGTGATGCTGCTTCAAGGACTGCAGAAGTTTTGTCTTTGACAACAGAGCATCACCAGTGTGTTAAAGCTCAGTCATGTAAGGACAACAGTGCATTACAGATAGAAGCAACACCAAGAAAATTTAATTCTCAGGATCTGGCACAGACGACAAATGCTGGTGGCCTTATATCGAAACCAAATTGTTCTGTGGGTATTGAAACATCAAATGTGTCTTCACAATTTTCAACATCTGCAAATGTAACCAGTTTAAGTATAAATAATCTTATTCATCAGGGTAGCATTACACATCCGTTTGTAAGCTGTTCGAATTTATCCCAACCATCAGTGCAACCAGCAGTCTCAATATCATCTAGTTCCTATGTAAGTCAGTCTTCTAGACCATCTTTGTTGGCTGAATATTCCCAAGATAAGTTTCAGCCTGTTAGGGCTTCTGTTATGCAGATGTCCCAAATTCCAGAATCACACTTAAAGCAAACCAATGAAAGTCGAAAGGATTCTACCAAACGTATTGTCCAAGATGATCTTCTGCTTTCTACAGCAAAGAGGCAGAAGCAGTGTCGAGCTCCGTCTATGAGACTTGAAGGAATATCATCAATAAACCGAACATCTGATAGCCTTGGTGAGCAGACTAAACTTTTAGTAAGTCACATAGCGTCTAATTCATCAAGTTCAGTAGTGTCAGTGAATAGTCAAGAGCATACTGACAGCCTTAATCCATTATTTACATCTAGTAGCACCTTTATGAACACTTCTTTGAGGCAAACTGACATTCACTGTAACTCTCAGCAACCTGACATTCACTGTAACTCTCAGCCTCCTATTTCAGAGCAACCGCAACAAGGTCAGACAGGTAGTCAGCACCTTCAGCATGTTCCTGCACAAACTGTGTCCCATATTCACAGTAGCAATCCATAtttaaagcagcagcagcagcagactgGGCAAATACGAGAAATGCATCACTTGTTTCAGCAGCAGCATGTTTCACATACTGAGAGCTCAGTTCACTCACAGCCCCATAATGTCCACCAGCAGAGAGCAATACAAGAAGTACAGATGCAGAAGAAACACACACTCATACAGGGAACCCAGCCTGCTCAACTTTCTTTACAGCAGAAACACCATGCAGCTGACCAGGTTAGGCAAAAGGGTAGTCAGCCCCATCCTCATCATCAGCAGATCCAACAACAAATGCAGCAGCACTATGGGGCTTCACAGCCTGATAAAAGTTGTGAAAACCCTGCAACAAACAGAAGTCATCATACTAGTCATCCACCAAGTCATCTAAGTCAGGATATGCATCAACAGCCACAGGATGTTGGAAATAGACAACAAGGCTCAGGAATTTCTTCAGAACACATATCAGGACATAACCAGATACAGAGAGTCATGACTTCCAGAGGTATGGAGCAGCAAATGGTGTGTCAGCCAAGTATTGTGTCTAGGTCATCAAATGTGACATGTACTCCACACAGACAAGAAAGAAACAGGGTTTCTAGTTATTCTGCAGAGGCTCTTATTGGAAAGACACCATCCAACTCAGAGCAGAGGATGGGACCACCAATTCAGGGTCCTAGAGTGTCAGACCAACTTGATATGAGAAGCTATCTTGATGTTTCCAGGAATAAAGGATTAGTAGTTCATAATATGCAGAGTCACACATCTGTAGATCATAATATCAGCGCTGATGTTCAGCGACTATCGGATTGTCAGACATTTAAGGGTTCCAGCCAACAGCCACAAAGCACATTTGAAGTTCAAACTTCAGGAAACAATGAAATGGGAAATATACCTGTATCTCTCAGGAACATGCAGTCACAGACTTTTCGAATTGGTCAAAATATTGGTCCAACCATAGACAGGCAAAAGAGGTTACCTTATCCACAAGTCCAAGGGATTCCAACAGCAAATGTTGTTCCCCCAAGAGAGAATGAAAATTCTTGCCACCAGAGCTTTATGCAGAGTTTACTTGCTCCTCATCTTGAGCAGGTCAGTGGAAACCAAAGATCAGTATCAGATCACCAACGAAATACACAGTGTGGGCAGTCTGCTACTCTAGAGTACAGCTGTCCTCCAGCACGAGAGGGTGTTCATCTCCGTAGAGACAGTGAAGGCCAAACTAGGGAAAGCTGTGACATGGCTATGGGTACAATTAATTCCAGGAACAATTCTTTAAATATTCCTTTTTCAAGTTCTTCGGGAGAAATTCAGGGTCGAAACTCAAGCCCTCATGTTTCAGTACAAAAATCTAACCCCATGAGGATGGCTGATAGTCAAGGGGCCAAGAACCGCTTAAATGCTCAAGTTTCCAGTAACATGCATGGAGTGGTCCGACCACCTCTCCCTCATCCATCAATTTCACGTGGCAGTGCTGATCAAGGGCAGACATCTGTTCGTCAGCCAAACTCTTCAGTTACTCAGCGTTCAAGACATCATCTGCAAGACACTGGTAGTTCCAAAATCCGTCGGTCTGGAGTCCAAAGGCATGGAAATGTGTTTGACCCCAGTCTTCCCCATCTTCCTTTGGCTTCCAGTGGTAGCATGATTCTTGGGCGCCAGCAGTCTACCACAGAGAAAAGAGCCAGTATAGTCCGCTTCATGTCTGATAACTCTCAAGTGTCAAATGACAATACTACGGATCAGCACACACTGTCTCAAAATTTTGGGTTTCCATTCATTCCAGAGGGTAGCATAAATCCACCAATAAATACTAATCCATCCTTTATTCCACCAGTTACCCAGCCTGGTGCTACTCGCACACCAGCCCTAATTCCAGTGGATCCTCAGAACACATTACCTTCCTTCTACCCACCATATTCCCCTGCTCATCCTAGCTTGTCGAATGATATTTCTATTCCTTATTTTTCAAATCAGATGTTTACAAATCCAAGCACAGAGAAGTCAAACTCTGCAGGTTTAAATAACCGGTTTGGATCCATCCTCTCTCCTCCTAGGCCAGTAGGCTTTGCTCAGCCCAgttttcccctcctccctgacATACCACCAATGCCCATGGCCAACCCTTCCCACTTGTCCAATTTTAATTTGACATCTTTGTTTCCAGAAATAGTAACTCTTCCTCCAGATGGCTCAGCCATGTCACCTTTGCTTTCAGTCTCAAATGCTTCAGCATCAGACTCCTCCAAGCAATCTTCAAATCGTCCTGCCCACAATATAAGCCATATTTTAGGTCACGATTGTAGTTCTGCTGTATAA